One part of the Helicobacter cetorum MIT 99-5656 genome encodes these proteins:
- a CDS encoding DUF4043 family protein codes for MLNLNQVDFNNISSNPQIGREVALQIENASWKKSLFESITGKGEDRAIRTYTTKTQNPFVPRLKTPLMGRGVVGNTDFIANLDNLEILSQTIYPEAFGNSAKSKIKAYEDLENTDFIKETCDSLSNWMGLERDKRIIAAMTNDFSNVLYTPQMNVATIRKAIFNARNGLKADGTKTFPIKPIMASMEDAGKGVIAQNSSYIVLLDSYQASQLKADPEFKDIQKIYAYAGLDRGLLYKGFCGVIDNCVIIDAGIWTSLNSGMPNSTIDAKEFSSYINKANVESIVTPSDLKATLKTKNATEMGESEISIGCLIGASSVLMAHSPEITFYIDENQDAGRKSLVGIDCIMGVSKARFVGNGNAANNLYNNQDFSVIGLVTNMQEPSKAAAKK; via the coding sequence ATGTTAAATTTAAATCAAGTAGATTTTAATAACATTTCAAGTAACCCACAAATCGGTAGAGAAGTTGCATTACAAATTGAAAATGCGAGTTGGAAAAAATCATTATTTGAAAGCATTACAGGAAAGGGCGAAGACAGAGCGATTCGAACCTATACCACAAAAACGCAGAACCCCTTTGTGCCTAGATTAAAAACACCGCTAATGGGTAGGGGCGTGGTAGGTAATACTGATTTTATAGCTAATTTAGATAATTTAGAGATACTAAGTCAAACCATTTACCCCGAAGCGTTTGGAAATAGTGCGAAGTCAAAAATTAAGGCTTATGAAGATTTAGAGAATACTGACTTTATCAAAGAAACATGCGACAGCTTGTCAAACTGGATGGGGCTTGAAAGAGATAAACGAATCATCGCAGCCATGACTAATGATTTCTCAAATGTGCTTTACACGCCTCAAATGAATGTGGCAACGATTAGAAAGGCGATTTTTAACGCAAGGAACGGACTAAAAGCAGACGGCACAAAGACCTTCCCTATTAAGCCGATTATGGCAAGCATGGAAGATGCAGGTAAGGGGGTTATAGCACAAAATAGCTCCTATATCGTGCTACTAGATAGCTATCAAGCCTCACAGCTAAAAGCCGACCCAGAGTTTAAAGACATTCAAAAGATTTACGCCTATGCAGGGCTAGACAGAGGGCTATTATATAAGGGCTTTTGTGGCGTGATAGATAATTGCGTGATAATTGATGCAGGCATTTGGACCTCTTTAAATAGTGGCATGCCCAATTCTACTATTGATGCGAAAGAGTTTAGCTCTTATATCAATAAGGCTAATGTAGAAAGCATTGTAACGCCATCTGATTTGAAAGCGACATTAAAAACAAAGAATGCAACAGAGATGGGCGAGAGTGAAATATCTATCGGTTGCTTAATCGGAGCTAGTAGTGTGCTAATGGCACACAGCCCAGAGATTACTTTTTACATAGATGAAAATCAAGATGCAGGGCGTAAGTCATTAGTTGGAATTGATTGTATTATGGGCGTTAGTAAGGCAAGGTTTGTAGGAAATGGCAATGCGGCTAATAACCTTTACAATAACCAAGACTTCAGCGTTATCGGTTTAGTAACTAATATGCAAGAGCCAAGCAAAGCAGCGGCTAAAAAATAA